In Arthrobacter citreus, a single genomic region encodes these proteins:
- a CDS encoding sugar ABC transporter permease gives MNKTMSNKKIIALYVTPALFLILALIYVPIVQTGYFGLMKWNGIGEKEFIGIENYSHLLHDPLFWKSAFHSFLLAVFSAVSLIGYLFISFILAGKIKGADLLRKIYLIPMLLASVAIAQLWLKIYHPTNGILNSILVSLGVHNPPAWLAETNLALYAIIIPIIWQYAGFYILIYYAALKNIPESLIEAARIDGATPLQIAIKIKLPLIMNVVKVTIVLAVVGSLKYFDLIYVMTGGGPNGSSEVMASYMYQKAFKGFDFGYASAIGFFLLIICLVVTWVIRKFTESNNDIY, from the coding sequence ATGAATAAAACAATGTCGAATAAAAAAATAATTGCGCTGTATGTTACACCAGCTCTTTTTTTAATTCTTGCTTTGATTTACGTTCCGATTGTACAAACAGGATACTTTGGCTTAATGAAATGGAATGGAATCGGGGAAAAGGAATTCATAGGCATAGAGAATTATTCCCACTTATTACATGATCCTCTATTTTGGAAAAGTGCTTTCCACTCCTTTTTATTAGCCGTATTTTCGGCAGTCAGTTTAATTGGTTACCTGTTCATCTCATTTATACTTGCTGGAAAAATTAAAGGTGCAGACCTTCTTAGAAAAATTTATCTAATACCAATGCTACTTGCCTCTGTTGCAATTGCACAGCTTTGGCTTAAAATTTATCACCCAACTAATGGGATATTAAATAGCATACTTGTTTCTCTTGGAGTTCATAATCCTCCTGCGTGGTTAGCAGAAACTAACCTAGCGCTATACGCGATTATAATACCGATTATTTGGCAATATGCTGGTTTTTATATTCTGATTTACTATGCAGCTCTTAAAAATATTCCTGAATCTCTAATTGAAGCGGCAAGGATCGACGGGGCGACACCATTACAAATTGCAATAAAAATAAAACTACCATTAATTATGAATGTTGTTAAAGTGACGATTGTTCTTGCGGTAGTTGGGTCACTTAAGTATTTCGACTTAATTTATGTTATGACAGGCGGAGGACCAAATGGTTCTAGTGAAGTAATGGCTTCCTATATGTATCAAAAAGCTTTTAAAGGTTTTGACTTTGGATATGCAAGCGCAATTGGCTTTTTCTTATTAATTATTTGTTTAGTTGTTACTTGGGTTATTCGAAAATTTACTGAATCAAATAATGATATTTACTAA
- a CDS encoding YesL family protein: MILGKTMGKLFTICEWIMKLAYVNLLWFLFSIAGLIIFGFFPATVALFTIVRKWILKEADLPIWRTFLAVFLKEFKNANKLGLVFIFSGIFLAFDVFYIRTVEGLFQFILIVPLLIITAVYLMILLYIFPIYVHYDFKLKEYIKNAFFLSIFHFHITLLMLVSLVAILFLLLYEPGLTPFFSAVSIAWVFMFCGMYSFDRLDVRKSKISNV, from the coding sequence ATGATACTCGGAAAAACAATGGGAAAACTGTTTACGATATGTGAATGGATTATGAAATTAGCATACGTCAATCTACTATGGTTTCTCTTTTCAATCGCAGGACTAATCATATTCGGTTTTTTCCCTGCTACAGTAGCCCTTTTTACTATTGTTCGTAAATGGATTTTAAAAGAAGCGGATTTGCCGATTTGGAGAACATTTCTCGCTGTATTTCTTAAGGAATTTAAAAACGCTAACAAACTTGGATTAGTTTTCATTTTCAGCGGGATATTCCTAGCTTTTGATGTGTTTTACATTCGAACGGTAGAAGGGCTGTTCCAGTTTATACTAATCGTTCCTTTATTAATCATTACAGCTGTTTACTTAATGATTTTACTTTATATTTTCCCAATCTATGTACATTACGATTTCAAACTGAAGGAATATATAAAAAACGCATTCTTTTTAAGTATCTTTCATTTTCATATTACATTGCTAATGCTAGTTAGCTTAGTAGCCATTTTATTTTTACTGCTGTACGAACCAGGATTAACTCCATTCTTTAGTGCTGTATCAATTGCGTGGGTTTTCATGTTTTGTGGAATGTACAGCTTCGATCGGTTAGACGTAAGAAAAAGTAAGATTAGTAATGTCTAG
- a CDS encoding aldose 1-epimerase yields the protein MSTYAEEISFLDEPAIKAGNSELEIIIIPGWGSNLISIVHKGSNTELLRVPTSTKEYLNNPVLFGTPILFPPNRIDRGKFSFNERTYQFEINELDKQNHIHGFVHTRKWEVVSIEVNDHTVKVVTEFDSSKHDDVMAQFPHHFMIRMNYILNDNLFAKKAEIINKSNEPLPLGFGYHTSFLFPEETSFLKLPVKKRWKLNDRFLPTGELEDIEYKDELSEGMNLYGLELDDVFLSSPNASGLQTAQIMNQSTGIEINYTVDQSFKHWVVYNKDGRSGFLCPEPYTWVTNAPNLKVNEELTGIQRIEPDDMKVLRTWIVISHKS from the coding sequence ATGAGTACTTATGCTGAAGAAATCTCTTTTTTAGACGAACCAGCGATTAAAGCGGGTAATAGTGAATTGGAGATTATTATTATTCCTGGATGGGGTTCGAATTTGATTTCCATAGTTCATAAAGGTTCAAATACAGAGCTTTTAAGAGTTCCGACCTCTACTAAGGAATATTTAAACAATCCAGTTCTGTTTGGTACACCAATTTTATTCCCACCTAATCGAATTGATCGAGGTAAGTTTAGCTTTAATGAAAGGACTTACCAATTTGAAATTAATGAATTAGATAAACAGAATCACATCCATGGCTTTGTTCACACAAGGAAATGGGAGGTAGTAAGTATTGAAGTTAATGATCATACAGTAAAAGTTGTTACTGAGTTTGATTCAAGTAAACATGATGATGTTATGGCTCAATTTCCACATCACTTTATGATCAGGATGAACTATATATTAAATGATAATTTATTTGCTAAAAAAGCAGAAATTATAAATAAAAGTAATGAGCCTTTACCGTTAGGATTTGGATACCATACTAGCTTTTTATTCCCTGAAGAAACGTCATTTCTCAAACTGCCAGTTAAGAAACGTTGGAAACTAAATGATCGATTCTTACCAACGGGGGAACTAGAAGATATTGAATACAAAGATGAGTTGAGTGAAGGAATGAACCTGTATGGACTAGAGTTGGACGATGTTTTTCTATCTAGTCCAAATGCTAGTGGACTCCAAACAGCACAAATAATGAATCAATCAACGGGAATTGAGATTAACTACACCGTTGATCAAAGTTTCAAACACTGGGTCGTTTATAACAAGGATGGGAGAAGCGGTTTTTTATGCCCAGAGCCTTATACGTGGGTAACCAATGCTCCAAACCTTAAAGTAAATGAGGAATTGACTGGCATACAAAGGATTGAGCCAGATGATATGAAAGTATTGCGCACATGGATTGTTATTTCACATAAGTCATAG
- a CDS encoding carbohydrate ABC transporter permease, with amino-acid sequence MLGKIAYGLMYIFLIVVAIFQIFPIIWLFLFSLKNNQEVFNMSPFSLPESPKWENYTKVWTEGNISQYFFNSVTYTIAAVILTVVLASMVTFAITRMNWKASKWVLGIFMVGLMIPVHSTLIPLFNTFTKINLIDNPLSVILAYTAFNLPITIMILIGFYEALPREVEEAAIMDGASINHIFFRITLPMTSPVIATAAIINMIYNWNEFVFVNTFISSDKFKTLTVGIQNFIGQYTTDWGAIGATLVISILPILIAFFILSNRIVEGIASGSVKG; translated from the coding sequence ATGTTAGGAAAAATTGCTTACGGGCTCATGTACATTTTCCTTATAGTCGTAGCGATTTTTCAAATTTTTCCGATCATCTGGCTATTTCTTTTTTCATTAAAAAATAATCAAGAAGTTTTTAATATGTCTCCTTTTTCTTTACCTGAAAGTCCAAAGTGGGAGAATTATACAAAAGTTTGGACTGAAGGAAACATAAGTCAGTACTTCTTTAACAGTGTGACCTATACAATTGCTGCTGTTATCTTAACGGTTGTACTAGCAAGTATGGTTACCTTTGCAATTACAAGAATGAATTGGAAGGCAAGTAAATGGGTGTTAGGAATATTTATGGTAGGTTTAATGATTCCAGTCCATTCAACACTTATTCCATTATTTAATACGTTTACGAAAATTAATTTAATTGATAATCCACTTTCGGTAATTCTTGCGTACACAGCTTTTAATCTACCAATTACGATTATGATCTTAATTGGATTTTATGAAGCTTTACCTAGAGAAGTGGAAGAAGCTGCAATAATGGATGGGGCTTCGATTAACCATATCTTTTTTAGGATTACGTTACCGATGACATCACCGGTAATTGCTACGGCTGCAATTATCAATATGATTTACAACTGGAATGAGTTTGTTTTCGTTAATACGTTTATTAGCTCAGATAAATTTAAAACATTAACAGTCGGTATTCAAAACTTTATTGGTCAGTATACAACTGATTGGGGAGCAATCGGAGCTACGTTAGTGATCAGTATTTTACCAATTTTAATTGCTTTCTTTATTTTAAGTAATCGAATCGTTGAAGGAATCGCGTCTGGGTCAGTAAAAGGATAA